CCAAGACTTAAAATTTTATGGTCGCATTAGAAAAATGGCAAGCGCTAGTTTGACAAAAAAAGTAGTACAATTGCAATTGTAAGGCCAAAACTGAaccaattaaatggatcgctgcgaATGAGGAGGATCTTAAAGCAGCCGATGTAAATCAGGCACgcattacagaaaaaaatatttgactGGAAAGTTGGTcacagggaaattagaaaacgtactggaacaccgtggcctggtgaaaggaagagacttcattctgTAGGGATGAAACAAATGTAaacacaaaggaaggccaaccatcaaaagcgacattgattGATTGTACGTCGCGTGGCCGTGTTGGTCTCATATGTGAATAATAATAGAACCGCCTTACGATGGAGATTGTAACCTTCGCAACGCGTCGCAGAAATAAGTAACTAGTGACTGGTAACCTGTTATTTCATTCGATGCTCTCTTGTTGTTATCATTAAGGTAGTAGGCAGCTCAGGCGTGTTAAGTGTGGGTGACCGTAAATAGAGGGTTATTCCAAATGATGgaaccattttcaaaacttcgtatttattcaagtacaaatccaaaatgaacaagtttTATACCAAtgcaaagaggaagtttcaaagattttttcataatgtttgatatcaatttaataaatttaataatttgtgattaattactttttaataattatttaataattataaatgtaataaatgttGTAAATCGTCATTatggccaccgttggctgcacggcgAACTTCGACGTGGTAGCCAacacacgcgaaagcgtatctgctgttactgggTGGACGGCAGCAGTGACTtggttccgcagatcgttcagagtggttggtagaggcgggacgtaaacagcATAACCCCACAAGAagagatcaggagatctcggtggccagaagtgcagagccaggtcctcaagtcccctgcgaccGATCGAGCGCTGAGGAAGGGaatcattcaaaaagcctcgtacattAGGGTGCCAATAGGGCggagctccgtcctgttggaaaatgaagtcctgggaatcttctaTAACTTGAGGGaccagccattgttccaacatgtccagctaCGGGAGTCCCATTACAGTTCTTTCAGCAAAGGAAAATGGTTcataaacctttgtacgggatacAGCAGAGAACACGTTGATCTTCAGTGACTCTCTgtcgtgttgcaatggtgaatttGGCTTTTCCAAAGCTCATATGCGAACATTGTTTACTTTTCCACTAAGATGAaacgtcgcttcatcgctaaaaattacacgctaTAGAAATGCGTCATGCTCCATTTTTGCCAGCACATAATCATAAAATGCTAGACGCTTCTATTTGTCtctggggttgagagcctgcacaagttgtcatcggtagggcttgtacagcaaacgcctctcagaactttccatacagttggttgggctattccaagttctcgactgcctctattggtagacttactgggactgcgaataaaggtcgggacacacacgtccgggccgtgtcagggccgagcgtcggacgagcgacggccgtgctccggtccgttcctgcaggggccacacatgaccggggcacgtccgtgactctgttgttccttgtagtgactcggacgcggtgatctgtgtttctgtttgtgaaagctgtaaaacatgttcactaattttcgtaatagtgaattaggacttatagcacttgctttagacgaagaggaaaaagaaccaaggcaaaaaagaagaagaaaattatggatccacagtgcctggaaaacaagaccagtacagggagagttattattttctcatctcatagatgatgagactaagttttatgaatattataggatgacgcagtacagcttctgtgaacttttaaagaaactagaaccatgactgagaaaataggacactttctggagagtatcagtttcacccaaagaacgactggctgttttttttttttttaaggtaggttaaagaaaagtacacagaacacaaataaatatgaagttttaaggacagcatttttattttattactttagtaattgaaagataaatacataagttagtaaataatacagttaaatttctactaccctaagaaaaagAAATTAGGACTgttcagtgaattagtttctgaagctgatgaggatgcaggggaactttgaggatgatcgctttggttatttatatacgaattgtgggaatccctttgcagatccaaaagctgctgtgtaggttctgttgactcgttttccataggcgaaggatatggtgttgaaacagatttttctgaggaattggaggatgatggagtgaattgatggactgatacgtcattcatgagttgcttcacctcaaagtcttgtacaactgaaaaaatcctcttttagcttgatgaaaaactctgtctttgtactcgatattcctgtagttttcacttccctgatcgtaaagaacaggaaacttatgaacttcttctattagtcgttccacatccatgttttgtacacagaacagtcttgcgcagttgcacagctcacaagacagttctaccgtcagaccgtgtccgtcacgtgaaaaattaaacacggcgaatcccgcccggcccggccccggcccgttgacgttccccgtgcacggcccggtcaagtggggcccgctacatttgttttagtgatgtatttcgttgtccgggtgacggccgatactcggacgtgtcccggcacggccacggtccgggcatgtgtgtcccgaccttaaaactttcttgaatccgtcgggcgtcatcctctgacacacgcggtgGGCCTGTGCTTCAttctttgcacacactcccagtctgtttaaactgCTTCAACCGACGGCTAaagcttttgcgagttggtggttgaataccgaatttagtacgaaatgcccgctgcactgcaatttgcgactcacttttctcgaactcaagaacgcagaaagCCTTGCGCTCCAatgtcgccatctcactcacaactgacagtgaaagggAATGACTgccctagagagcctgtatacagagagagtggccatcgGCGAAGTTGcctgtgattggttgattagctttggcgccatttttctgccaaacatctctcgcgcttcctatgttcgccgtgcttttgagttgaattgaagttcagaggacttttggaaacgattaaaacgtATTTTAATTATTGAgtgacttgttatgcgttgtgcatgcatgttcgatttagttgtatatcgttttttaggctcttatttttctttaacagttcgtagcatcacaagcttttctgaagccaatatctgacagtccttgctggaaacgcaaagttcctgtaattgttctgCCATGcgcattcgactttatagcgtcaaactttatttcgttccgaatcagaacactaggcattattttggtttcagtattattgcctgactgttgacgcaggcaggTTGTAAgaacgttttccgcagttgtcgtggttgctgaaacattattcgtagtaaataattgtaggtactcttgaagacagtttttaataggcctacttactgtggggtacaaGGGATAcggcagttttcttgttttatttggtcgttattacagtagcctacttTTAACATTACCTGAGTTTTGTAATCTCTTTCGTTtcttatctacgagaggtattaaagtcgtaagcagttgtttactaaagtttgaagacgtgacaagaagtactaatacgtctcactttttgcatgtcacaagtaaactactgcttacgactttcattcatctgacgtaatgcaggtacgttaaatctttagcgttatgcacttccgatacaaaacaaatgctatacactacatatttttttatttacgttactttcattgcaatatgtctagtaaacgcaCTTTAAAGagaataaatgcaagtaacgaataatttttacagccactgtatcaaattttcctgtgctgtacgtagtaggctactatgtgtatattatagctgtaaagaaaggcatttaacgaatggttTCGCcctattgtcttgtgcttttgattcggtgagtgtgtactccactactggccattcaaaagtcccgcccgcagtttggcagaaaaatggttgccgtatcgtccggttggccgcTCTCTCCCTATGCAGCCTCTCTAGACGGCCCTATGCTGCGCGAACTCTGctggccgcttctgaaaccatcacagcCCGCCAAAaactgttcattttggatttgtacttagaTAATACGATTTTTTGAAAACGTCCAcgatttagaataaccctgtattatagtctgtcggtaaactgaagagcgagcgagcgagtccccactctgccaacccagctacgtcagaAGGCACTTCTACAGACTGTTTCACAatgtagtaccggccctgccgcggcgcgcgcttcaaatctgtggcgaagccgtgtacagatacgtctcggctgcgtttatttttagacaaatgcattaagaccataaggaatacaaaaaacgatagcttcttccgaaacacaacattatagagtaaataaaatTAACATAAGAATGGAAGTCATGATTCTAttacaaacatagaaccaaatgcctgttcatgtgaatctatgttcctctattgctattcgtaaaacgaaccccatataatgcaatcagtctgtagaatttaaggcttgttcttatttggtgtttctactgaaaggtagacggtttctttgaaggactgcattgaagcTTAACGATTCTTGCAacacaaagagtgtttaaaaagtaagcagaaatttataattttgtgtgttgtattagtccgattggtactacttttttgtcactgtcttcgtaaaatgcctcaaaagtatgtgttcaATGTTATGCATaatgggtatttactctgttgtcagctgtcagaaaggttacatgtgtttcggtagcatcaacgattatttgttttgtataaaaataaattagaaaatctgtattaaattttatcataagaatggaataaagtgtatgaaatttttagaagtggtaatattgcttttggtgagcctgttatgagtaaaccaagggcagacaagtggtataaacatttaaaagcaggccttaaaggacagcggtttttacaagcatggatgagattaaaatgcacagttaagagacctataaactatcccgaagaaccagttcctaaagtgtttctggaattggaaaaagcactggcataagtgtatagtatataatggggaatattttgaagagcatAACagtgctgtagattaacaaataaagctcttaccaaaaaataaaaattaatatgtgaacgcacctcctATTTCAAGCTTTTTGcttggaagtccagaatcggtgcacatgtttcgaaggaaatttcagcactGTTTAGAGTAGCTATCGCGCACATTTATTAAGCAaaatgtcttagaatcaggtgaatagtgaccgagatagagatttagagtttcataagcatcaaaggttttacgtgattttgaaactgtctataacgatgggtttcctcccaagattattagttttccttcgtggcgattccagtaaaccatgcggcttatttttccATTCCTTACTTATGCATCGTATTtggtgaggctgacgtttgcataaattgcagccctgtTATAGGGGctagtaatattagccaacagttctttttgggtcgcctctttaatacacgctgtaataacattagagacgatcgaaccctcgttactccccaaatacctcttcttcgtattctgcacattttcttgcaatgctagacgattatccatcacttccgggtatcgaagtacatcagtaagtatacaaagttaactgactgacactggcaactacagggtgtccagaaaagggctccttgatttcaaaattaaatatctcgaaaacaaagatcgatagaggaatgcaataaacagtatgtttattgtgaaagctgtaagaagtttatacagcaggttaaataatagttacaaaagctgctaacagatggcgctgtacgctgtacagctcataccagcatacataagtgaaataattgtatgaaaacaatctttgcaaacagtcacattacaatgtttccaaatgttcaccattggcactacagaggttgGCGCAAactaagaatgaaattcgccatcacatttcgtagtgtctcaaccgaaatggattcacatgccacagagatcgacgattcaagctcgtccagcgtggcgggatgcttcgggtagacaaTGTCTTTCACtgcaccccacaaaaaaaagtcacagggagtcaaatccggcgaatatggaggccaatccatgcctgcaccagtaaatttgggatattccaaagcaatgactcgattcctgaagtattcctcaagaaagcgaaacacttgttcggtccgatgtggtcgggctccatcttgcataaaccattcagtacctggtcgatcctctaacgcttgctgtgtggcgacaaattgttccaaaattgcaacgtaacgtgcaccagtgaccgtttctcgaatgaaaaaagggccaataatgcctctgctgcatactgcagcccacgcagtaactttaggagaatacaggggtttcgcttcgcaccaatatggcttttcggaaccccaaaatcgccagttctgcttattcacgtatccattcgggtggaagtgtgcttcatctgtaaaccagatgcaaccaacatcaaatccttcactatcaatcattgtgagcatctgattagcaaaggcaactctttgttgcacagctcgtacgggtatggcctagtgcgtttgaattttgaatggaaacatgtgtaggctctttctcagtattttctgcgtgctggaacgctccaaaccagtctcagatgcaattctacggacggatgacattggatttcgctgaataattccagaaactgtggagaTATTTtgaggcgtaactgcggtttgcttgcggccaacatgcctcactagatcatcagttatgctgcctgttcgttgaaattttgcgaagagcgtacgaacgGTTTTCGCATcgtgtccttttggaacattaaatcgtgcttgaaaatttCGCCTTGTTGcggtaggactctcttctaacctgtggtactctagcaccagaaaaacgcgttgttcaatggagtacatggttttaatctgttccttcggtacgctaacctcctttcacgtttcaatagtgcagggcttcacaacatgcgTGCTCGcgtgtgagcagcaaggcgcgagcacggagcagcgcgagcacgctacccccactaccggaccagagcggagagtggggaaagtcacgtggggcacacaacagctgccccGCGGCCACCTgcgggatatcactcacgaattattactgcgacaaatgaaacaaataaaggaggatgtacacatgccacatgattttattagcttagtgtatgcctctacattcgcattaatttgtgaactgttacacaataaaaggtctcactgaagtgtgggattctcggttatcttgtactttttgccctttacaattgcgtctatgttcggagtaatggTTCttgtgcagcgtgcagtttaaatttcgatcagacaatgcgtttctgaggcgcgtcttgttacatttcattgcagagaacagttgttcacaaacatacgtggaaccgaacattgatattattgtagccgccagtttgtgcaaacgaggaaatctatcctgagggaagtgtctgtagaattccaaaatgtttttcttgttttgaaatttgtctctgtattctctgtcacactgcaggtcaataatttattgctgcagctcaggacgaatctcttaaatattcgctgaatatggagagaacagatcaaaatcactgtctagtgctgtcagatcttgaaagcgctgatcaactaaactatgtgaataacgttcacagtctttgtgaacatcttgcatggatgataatttaggaaaatgagctaggtttcctgtttccagctgactcacccaaagtgtcaatttcattttaaaagctcgtattcgatctatgaaatgagtaattagcagatctttaccttgtagtgaaatgttcaaagcattcagatggctagttaaatctgctaagaacgcgagatcacattcaaacgtgcgcgcgcatttcccctccctccctactccgcgaccttgcacctgctcgcgagcgcgtgcctgagcagacgcgagtactcgcgctcaaaaccggccagttgttaagccctgcaatagtggaactgatcggtctgggcttcggatcactatttatactaggcatttcgtatggcgattacagcgccatctgttagcagcttttgtaactattatttcaaactgctgtataaacttcttacagctttcacaataaacataccgtttactgaaTTCCTCTACCGatttttgttttcgagatatttaattttgaaatcagggagtcctatTCCGGACACCGTGTAAGATcatacgaacagaaacgacgtacatCACTGCACGCCaatctacaccgctagacaggtaacgggcaacagattttgggtgcccctgtaggcctgtggcagcgttcttccgcGAAAGGCCACTTCCCCAACCAAatgcgctgctcgctcttgagtttacaggcaGACTATACTTGCGGGAGAGGAGGGCGGAATGGAGGGTAAAAAGTGAGAAACCCCCACCCCCTGTCACAGGACCGAACCCAGCATCCGCGCGTCCTGTTTTTGCGAGCCTTGAGGCGCAGCTCGGCTGCAGCCGCCAGCTTGTAGACTCGCGAGCCCGAGGCGGCGGCGTTAGTCACGGGCGATGGTCACCCACTGCGCTGCGCTGCCGGCCGCGGGCAGTGGGCGCGAGCCGCTcggctcagctcagctcagctcaggcGCAGCTGCCACGACGCACGGGGCGGGTCCCGTTAGCGGCGCGCCGGAACCCGATCGTAACGGGACGGGAAGTGACGAGCGCGTCACCGGGCACCGGCTGCTCGCACCCGCTCTTCTGTGTCGGCGCTTCCTCGTCACGACAGGCCGCGGCCCTCTCCGTGGCGACGCACCACGCGGTGCTGGCGAGAAGACCGGCGGTGGTGTCTAGAAATCGCCACGACCTCTGTGTCACCCGTCGTCGTAAGTATGCTGATTGACCAGAACACTATCGCCGCTGACCACCGCCAGATTGAATGCCGCCCGGTGATGTCGCTGGTGTGAGACGCgggagtacagggtggcgcacgaaatgtgttactgttgtgtacataattccgcgtagtctgcgcgtacacaactttcccactagagcgcgcccagctaagcacaacagtgcaggcgcagcgctcgtccgtctccgcactacgagatggcgctgtcttagagacggaccaaattctgcttccgccgattcgcgtattaatatgtaacgcagcccatgagattgctgctaacgtagaaccttttctcctcgcggatcacactcgcgcagtgatacctgaacgcgcgaggtattataacgagtgtacagacctccgattagtcagtctgcatttgtctgtaccagtctacagtcaagttttagtgtgcgcctaataagattatcatattcctgtacatagccatgaagataaatgaacagacactttgtcaagtatcagagatatgtgagaataagattaacgtaccaagaccaaaggaacttcagattgtcagttgtaaacagcatccagaatgaagttacgtaatatctatgcttttttattattttagtaaatgtgtgtgaaaattaatcaagttctgtttaaagttggtcaccgtcaatctgctactctaagcgtgcaagtggcatttctatcgtctgacccaacggcagaagataaacacgtcatgataagaccacgagacatattgctgacactcgcctacttcgttttttgtaatctcattttgttcgcttttgttcgttgcatccggtcggtgcggacgtcgtaagacatccatttatgttcgttgttgatcgattgactcagtttttttattacggagggcacgtaaccctctgaccgaacacgctgagctaccgtgccggccgttagagcgacaagtcaaatagtctgatggtgtgtgtaccgaaggtcttacagtacgcacaccacagttaccattttgtttttgaatataaactttgtcaacacaatctgaaaggaacatatactacaatgaggaGCCATccgtggagatttgttctaactcagcacacgctcaatatgtccaccatttcgtttcctaacttcctttaaacgaacactgaagttagtgattaccctacggcacatgtcttccgtaatttcactgcaagaataagtcttctgagctccattaaatcacgtggacgtttcgggaaaattttttcctttaggtaccctcaaagaaagtcacatggattgaggtctggactattggggggccaattttgtccgtcattgaagcgacctggacacctgagtgaaatgatccgcatgtcgaaatgctcgtgtaaaaactccagcacaatgtttgcagtatgtggccttgctccattaaaaaaaactttatttcaatAACAATACTAATTATACAATGTTAACCCACCTCCTAAGATGATTAGGGGGGTCATAAAATGATACATAAATTGGATTACGTTGCAGCTTTTACTATTACAGTTATGTTAGTGAGCTACAGGTTAACTACTACAATGTGTTACTTTTAGTTTTCTACAACAATGGGCAATTTGATCTAACTTACTTGTTATTTAAATAATCTAAAATGACAGTTACCTGCAGCGTCACAGATGTGCCAGTAGAGTACAAACCTACTTAGGATAGCCAGGCTCCACGAGCTAACCCCgaggagcatgcccctggcactgggctggccaaggtAAGTAATCGCTGCAGTTTCCTGAATTAATGTCCTAATCTAAGTCCTACaaaactaacttaacctacgtcgtATCCGGTGCTTTTGTCGTAATCGGTggtgttgaccccccccccccccccctagtcctgtacgtggcggattccaactgtgaTGGAAGTCGGCCagcccacgcacaggcggtatgggaatgggaTCTGGTATCGATCGTTTTGATCTACGAGTTGATACCTATTCTAAGTCCCTTAGGTATTCTGCTAACACTTTCCGTGATACCCCATCTGCCAATGCATTCAAAGTGTgcaaagtgtcttcttgtctgagtagttggtatgtgtcgtaatttggaagtctgtctcggagtgttgtcgcgacatcattgaagagaCGGCACTCGAAAACCACgtggtcgggagtaccctctgcCGCGCCACAGTTACACTCggggggttgcccttttcccaaaccgacataaatatGTGGGATAgagtccatggccagtgagaatgtgaatgagtcctcgtGTAAGTTCGAAATATTTCATGCCCCCCACGCTCTTTTACATCTGGTAAAAACTGGAaggtccttcttccagtttcttcttcctcGCAAGCCCTctgccaaagttcctcccctcTATTTCTTATTTCCCTCTTATCCTCCACCCTCACACCCACGATCTCTCTTATTTTCTCCATATTCccctttttggcccagtaccacgcCGCTTGTTCACGTATCTTGATGTCTaacgggcagagccccattatgactaacagagctcccccCGGAGATGTTCTGTACGCCCCCACAGATATCAAaatcatgcttctctggacccttctcactgtcatggcgggaacgaccctcgtgagcctgtgcgcccagactcccgagccgtaacccactactgaagtTAGATAgtccttgctccatcttgcatgaaccactgcgtgttgaagggcaaggcagtagcatgaagctgtggaatgaagctattgccaaGCATACTGTTCAGTTTCTtccaagaaaaagggtccaataagtccgtgactggaaattgctgcccacgctgtaatcctcggagcataacgtTGTCGTttgtgaagcacttgtgggttttcagtggcccaaaagcgtacattttgtttgtgaaccacgccgtctaaatgaaaatgcgcctcgtctcaaaaccaaacgttgttgagtgtttcttccctatcctccgcccactgagcaaacagaagTCTGTGCTGCTTGTGATTCTtcggtgagcttctgtgcacaggtcatcttggatgggtacatatggagg
This genomic interval from Schistocerca cancellata isolate TAMUIC-IGC-003103 chromosome 3, iqSchCanc2.1, whole genome shotgun sequence contains the following:
- the LOC126176304 gene encoding uncharacterized protein LOC126176304 is translated as MLVQPPPKVRAVRHSQPQIGLLLRTGPATARAPAVRRREVVSGPNPASARPVFASLEAQLGCSRQLVDSRARGGGVSHGRWSPTALRCRPRAVGASRSAQLSSAQAQLPRRTGRVPLAARRNPIVTGREVTSASPGTGCSHPLFCVGASSSRQAAALSVATHHAVLARRPAVVSRNRHDLCVTRRPSRASNGGGGGGGGGGRAPAPDIGRTTRVASHRASPGLQEIRAARRPIAAAVMDGEWLAATGTSGVAR